The Stygiolobus azoricus genome window below encodes:
- a CDS encoding ParA family protein: MIITVINQKGGVGKTTTSVNLAYTLAKTKNTALIDLDPEGGATVSFGIKREKKDYPLGGKSVNIFNVEMFPAHIGLLKVELNGDIESTVSTLRKIAESFDYLVIDTPPNLGTLSVSAMMAADKIVTPITPQPLVLEAAKNLDSRLVSLNKKAFAVTNMSKKAVNVDYSAVKSIDIAIPQSKLFSEATRLGVPAIRYEEFRVKKPKLGSLYEKLAKMVIE; encoded by the coding sequence ATGATAATAACAGTCATTAACCAAAAGGGTGGGGTTGGTAAGACCACTACCTCCGTAAATCTCGCTTATACTTTGGCTAAAACCAAAAATACAGCGTTAATAGATTTGGATCCTGAGGGAGGGGCCACTGTATCCTTTGGAATAAAAAGGGAAAAGAAAGATTATCCCCTAGGAGGTAAAAGCGTAAATATTTTTAACGTCGAGATGTTCCCTGCCCATATTGGGCTATTAAAGGTAGAACTCAACGGAGATATTGAGTCTACCGTCTCTACTCTACGTAAGATAGCCGAATCTTTTGACTACCTAGTTATAGATACGCCTCCAAACTTAGGTACGTTGTCAGTATCAGCTATGATGGCGGCAGATAAGATCGTTACGCCGATAACCCCCCAGCCATTAGTGCTCGAGGCGGCAAAAAATCTTGACTCTAGACTCGTAAGTCTTAACAAAAAAGCCTTCGCTGTAACTAACATGAGTAAGAAGGCTGTAAATGTTGATTATTCTGCAGTGAAGAGTATAGATATTGCAATACCTCAATCTAAACTATTCTCTGAAGCCACTAGACTCGGTGTTCCGGCAATTAGGTATGAAGAGTTCAGAGTCAAGAAACCTAAGTTAGGAAGCCTTTACGAAAAGTTAGCTAAGATGGTGATCGAGTGA